One region of Nycticebus coucang isolate mNycCou1 chromosome 10, mNycCou1.pri, whole genome shotgun sequence genomic DNA includes:
- the PPP1R14A gene encoding protein phosphatase 1 regulatory subunit 14A, whose product MAAQRLGKRVLSKLQSPSRARGPGGSPGGLQKRHARVTVKYDRRELQRRLDVEKWIDGRLEELYRGREADMPDEVNIDELLELESEDERSRKIQGLLKSCTSPTEDFTQELLVKLRGLHKQPGLCQPSPSHDSSLSPLQDRARPARP is encoded by the exons ATGGCAGCTCAGCGGCTGGGGAAGCGGGTACTGAGCAAATTACAGTCTCCATCGCGGGCCCGTGGGCCGGGGGGCAGTCCCGGGGGGCTGCAGAAACGACACGCGCGTGTCACCGTCAAGTATGACCGGCGGGAGCTGCAGCGGCGGCTGGACGTGGAGAAGTGGATCGACGGGCGCTTGGAGGAGCTGTACCGCGGCAGG GAGGCAGACATGCCTGATGAGGTCAATATCGATGAATTATTGGAATTAGAGAGTGAAGATGAGAGAAGCCGGAAAATCCAG GGACTCCTGAAGTCATGCACAAGCCCCACTGAG GACTTCACCCAGGAGCTGCTGGTGAAGCTGCGCGGCCTCCACAAGCAGCCCGGCCTCTgccagcccagcccctcccacGACAGCAGCCTGAGCCCCCTCCAGGACCGAGCCCGGCCTGCGCGCCCCTGA